The following are encoded in a window of Candidatus Zixiibacteriota bacterium genomic DNA:
- a CDS encoding M23 family metallopeptidase produces MLKDKITIMVVPRKGGDMSSYSIPVKLLWAVALFGICFIAINVFLLSDYFSQRVDRARLDKLLRENQMLSEQYTAMEGSIDDLQGSYAELVNKEEAIRTIFGLPEINEEARMLGVGGPEDPALNNFTEATAEALKVSADVDELLRLAKFERERYRDVYELLGNKRDLLNHTPSIKPARGYPSSGYGTRNDPFTGLKEFHPGLDISNSNGTPIYATAEGKITAVRINGGLGKMVSIDHGYGFITRYGHLSDYKVKVGQRVKRGDIIGLMGSTGYTTGPHLHYEVIKKGKHVNPYKYIINK; encoded by the coding sequence ATGCTAAAAGATAAGATTACCATAATGGTCGTTCCCCGAAAGGGCGGCGACATGTCATCATATTCAATCCCGGTAAAGCTTTTATGGGCCGTTGCCCTCTTCGGTATTTGCTTTATCGCGATCAATGTATTTTTACTGTCCGATTATTTCAGCCAGAGAGTGGACCGCGCCCGCCTGGATAAACTCCTTCGCGAAAATCAGATGCTTTCCGAACAATATACCGCAATGGAAGGATCAATCGATGATCTGCAGGGGAGCTACGCCGAGTTAGTCAACAAGGAAGAAGCCATCAGAACCATATTCGGATTGCCGGAAATTAACGAAGAAGCCCGGATGCTGGGTGTTGGCGGCCCCGAAGACCCCGCTTTAAATAACTTCACCGAGGCTACCGCCGAAGCCCTCAAAGTCAGCGCTGACGTCGATGAACTTTTGCGCCTGGCCAAATTCGAACGGGAGCGGTACCGGGATGTCTATGAACTCCTTGGAAATAAACGAGATCTGCTCAATCATACCCCGTCAATTAAGCCCGCCCGTGGTTATCCTTCAAGCGGCTACGGCACTCGCAACGATCCCTTCACGGGACTTAAAGAGTTTCATCCCGGCCTTGATATTTCCAATAGTAATGGAACGCCTATTTACGCGACCGCTGAAGGCAAAATCACGGCAGTCAGAATAAACGGCGGCCTTGGGAAAATGGTCTCTATCGATCACGGCTACGGATTCATAACCCGCTATGGACATCTGAGTGATTACAAAGTCAAAGTCGGACAAAGGGTCAAACGCGGAGATATAATTGGATTGATGGGCAGCACCGGCTATACAACTGGCCCCCATTTACATTACGAAGTCATAAAAAAAGGCAAACACGTCAATCCGTACAAATACATAATCAATAAGTAA